GTGGCGGAAGTTACAGGTATGCGGTCAATGATATTTTTAGATACAGCTTACAAGGACTGTCCAGATACGATCCTTGGCCGGTATGGTCACTCTCTAACGTGGGAGATCAAAGCTGGAGCTATGGGCAAGCCTCTACCGATCGCCTCGGAGTGGATTTTATCCCACTTCCCGGACATACGGGAGCAACTATCCATTGAGGAATTCATTGAAGAAGGttcaaggatgaaggcaaAACTGTTCAGAGAGGTTGAACCGATGAGAGGTGCAGCCGCTTTGGTAAAAGGCTTGGTGAGTTGTTTCCAATGCCTTCAGCTTTGTGTAAGTGTACAAGTGCTGATCATGTAATGTGTCAAGTCTGAGGCAGGAGTACCAATCGCCCTGGCCACAGGCTCTAGCATGCAAAACTTCATCTACAAAACGGTGTGGTTTACCGTCATGTCTTCCTCATATAAGCCACTAACTCCTTTTAgactcatcttccccataTATTTAGCCATTTCCCACCCTCTTGCATCATTACTGCGGATTCTCCAGGAATCAAAAGGGGGAAACCGGACCCCGATATCTTCCTCGTTGCCGCTCGCTCTTTAGGTAGAGATGTCGGTACTTCCGATGAATGCTCAGAGATTCAGAAGGAGGAACGGAGCAAAGGTTTGGTGTTTGAAGACTCTGTACCGGGAGTCCTTGCAGGAGTTGCAGCCGGCATGAACGGTATGTTTTTTTCAAATCATCGTGTGCTACTCTATGATGGCTGACATGCAACTGTGTGTAGTCATATGGGTGCCCCATGCAGAGGTCAAGGCTCTTAATCCCCAAGAAACATATGGTGCCCGAGAGATCCTCACCCATCTGGAAGAATGGGCTCCTACAAAATGGAATCTTCCTTCGCTGTCTGGATTTGGTAACGTGAGTTCATAGCGATTTATATCTTTCTGTGAGACTAACGATACGGCTTCAAAGGATTTGCCCCTAATAGTATAACACTTTGCTAGGCAACAAACAAGATCGTATGAATATCTCACGAACAAGCCCGACTTTCGAATGGCTACTTCTACCTCGCTACTTCTACCTTACTAAATAGATCAAGACTTTTTCCAGTAACTCAAGGTGTTCTAACTGAAGATCGTCAATAATTGTTGGGATTTGACATCTACGACTTCTACTTTTGCATGGGAAATCTACAGTACACAGTAACGGACCTTCTCACAGCACATATACCGACAGACACAAATTGACACTCCCCATCCTTGACTTCTGactttttattttttccCTCGAGTGCTCCTCCTACATAAGCTGCACATCTAATGGGTAACTTCGACGACTAAGTCGCCTTGGGCGATAGAGTCGCTCTCCTTGACTAACACTCGCTTGACGTTACCAGACACGGGACTGGAAACCAcactctccatcttcatggcAGAGAGGACACACAAGGGGTCACCGGCCTTGACGGCCTGGCCCTCCTTGACTCGGACATCGATCACAACACCAGACTAATTCGTTGCATTAGTCCACGATTGCAATGTcaacagaaggagaaaacTCACCATGGGAGATCCGACACTTCCGGGGTCGCTAGAGGCCTTCTCCCTGGACACGTGCTCGATGGCAGCGTTGGTGTCGTTGATGACGACGGCACGAGTTTCACCGTTGAGCTCAAAGAAGCATTCTCGGGTACCCTTGGATTGGTCGAGAGGACCGATGGCAAGAAGCTTGATGGTAAGAGTCTTACCAGTTTCGATGGAAATGCTTATTTCCTCATTGATCGCGGGcttggcgaggaagaatcgAGTAGGCACGACACTATATAATTGAACAGTCAGCCACCAATGTCGCTTGGATTATGGAAAATAAATGCTTACCTGAGGTCGCCGAACTTCTCAACAAAGCCCTGGAACTCCTCGAACACCTTGGGGTACATATAGTAGCTCGCGACATCGAAGTCAGTAATTTGAGGGCCGTACTTCTCCCTCAACTCagccttgatcttcttgaagTCAAGAGGAGCCATGGCCAAACCAGGACGCTCATCGATTCTAGGCTTGTCACGGATGATGCTAGATCGAAGAGGCTCGGGGAAACCACCGTACGGCTGGCCGAGGTAACCTTGGAAGAACTCGACGACTGACGAGGGGAAGTCGAGAGAGGCGGCACGGTCGATGACGTCTTGCGCGTTGAGGTTGTTGGAAACCATGAATTGGGCAAAGTCGCCGACGAccttggaagaaggagtgaCCTTGATGATGTCTCCACACTACATATCACAGTCAGCTTTTGCGGTTATATCATACAGAGGTGAGTCAAAGTGAACCTACAAGCTTGTTGGCCTCAATatacttcttcttgatgtcCAACCACTGGGTACCCAAACCAAGCTGGGAGGCCTGGAACTGCAAGTTGGTGTACTGACCACCAGGCATCTCGTGGTCGAAGACACCAGAGTCGGAAGCACGAACGTTGGCCTCGAAGCATTGGTAAAGCTTTCGAATCTGGGTCCAGTACTGGTTGAGCGCCTGGATGTTCTCGTAAGAAATACCAGTACCCAAACCGGTCTGCTCAAGAGCACCGCAGACGGCACCCATGGCGGGCTGAGAGGTAAGACCGGAGAGGTCATCGATGGCAACGTCAACGACATCAGCACCGGCAGCAGCACAAGCAATCATGCTCGCGGCAGCGATACCAGCAGTGTCGTGAGAGTGGACGTGGATAGGAAGCTCGGGGTGGGCCTTTCGGATAGCACCGATAAGCAATCGAGCAGCCTCGGGCTTGAGGAGACCGGCCATGTCCTTGATACCGAGGACGTGAATGCCTTCCTTGACGAGCGCGTCGGTGAGGTCGAGGTAGTATTGAAGAGTATACTTAGTCTTCTTGGGGTTGGCAACGTCACCAGAGTAACAGATAGTCCCCTCAACAACACCACCGGCCTTCTTAGCGGCATCGATACCGACCTTCAAGTTCTCAAGGTAGTTGAGAGAGTCGAAGACTCGGAAAATGTCAAGACCGGCCTCAACAGCCTTCTTAGAGAAGTCGTAGATGGCATTGTCAGGGTAAGAAGTGTAACCGACAGCGTTGGCACCTCGGACCAAAGCTTGCAAAGGAATGTTGGGGACCAATTTCCTCAAAGTCCTCAACCTGACCCAAGGGTCCTCGTAGAGGAACCTCATCGCGACATCAAAGGTGGCACCACCCCAACATTCGAGAGAGTAGGCATTCTGGAGGGCGTGAGAAGTCTCTCGGGCGATGTTGGCCATGTCAATGGTTCGCATACGGGTGGCAAGGAGAGACTGGTGGGCGTCTCGCCATGTAGTGTCCATGATAAGCTATGACCATATTAGCACTACGTCTTATGCGATGCAAATGTGACAAATTTGACTTACACAACCCTTGTAGTTCCTGATAGCCTTGGCGAAGGCCTCGGGACCTTGTTCGACGATAATGTTCCTCCAACCGGTCAAGCAAGGCTTGCTAGTGTCAACAGTGTTACCCTCAGTATCCACAATCGTGGGGATCATCGCTTCGGTCTTGAGACCGGGC
This DNA window, taken from Cryptococcus tetragattii IND107 chromosome 6, whole genome shotgun sequence, encodes the following:
- a CDS encoding pyruvate carboxylase, encoding MTAVGELQTPIEAWVSHLGIDTSRPGTPSASGAPVIPHTITGLRKKQAGHSGPLKKLLVANRGEIAIRVFRTAHELAMSTVAIYSHEDRMGAHRYKSDESYLVGKGMSPVAAYLAQDDIVRIALEHEVDMIHPGYGFLSENAEFAKKVEDAGIAFIGPRPETIDALGDKTKARTLAIKTGVPVVPGTPGPVESYDKAAAFIEKYGFPVIIKAAMGGGGRGMRVVRDQESFKESFERAVSEAKSAFGDGTVFIERFLDRPRHIEVQLLADGEGNCVHLFERDCSVQRRHQKVVEVAPAPHLEESVRQAILSDALKLAEAVKYRNAGTAEFLVDQQNRHYFIEINPRIQVEHTITEEITGIDIVAAQIQIAAGVTLQQLGLTQENIHRRGFAIQCRITTEDAAANFQPDTGKIEVYRSAGGNGVRLDASSGYAGAQITPHYDSLLVKCSVSGATYEVARRKMLRSLIEFRIRGVKTNIPFLIRLLTHEVFESGKTWTTFIDDTPELFKLVHSQNRAQKLLAYLGDLAVNGSSIKGQMGEPGLKTEAMIPTIVDTEGNTVDTSKPCLTGWRNIIVEQGPEAFAKAIRNYKGCLIMDTTWRDAHQSLLATRMRTIDMANIARETSHALQNAYSLECWGGATFDVAMRFLYEDPWVRLRTLRKLVPNIPLQALVRGANAVGYTSYPDNAIYDFSKKAVEAGLDIFRVFDSLNYLENLKVGIDAAKKAGGVVEGTICYSGDVANPKKTKYTLQYYLDLTDALVKEGIHVLGIKDMAGLLKPEAARLLIGAIRKAHPELPIHVHSHDTAGIAAASMIACAAAGADVVDVAIDDLSGLTSQPAMGAVCGALEQTGLGTGISYENIQALNQYWTQIRKLYQCFEANVRASDSGVFDHEMPGGQYTNLQFQASQLGLGTQWLDIKKKYIEANKLCGDIIKVTPSSKVVGDFAQFMVSNNLNAQDVIDRAASLDFPSSVVEFFQGYLGQPYGGFPEPLRSSIIRDKPRIDERPGLAMAPLDFKKIKAELREKYGPQITDFDVASYYMYPKVFEEFQGFVEKFGDLSVVPTRFFLAKPAINEEISISIETGKTLTIKLLAIGPLDQSKGTRECFFELNGETRAVVINDTNAAIEHVSREKASSDPGSVGSPMSGVVIDVRVKEGQAVKAGDPLCVLSAMKMESVVSSPVSGNVKRVLVKESDSIAQGDLVVEVTH